GGAGAATTATGCTGAGAGCAGAGATTCTCTTTTAAATAATTACATGCTGCTAACGACGGAGGTTGCTGAAGTAGCGGAGGAGCTGCGAATGGCCTTTAATCTTACTACTAAAAATGTTCAAAATGGCATGGAAGAAGAACAGGCATTTGAGTTAGCTAAGAATCAGATTAAAGAAAACGTAGGCAAAGAATTGGCAGATTGTCTCGCTTACATGCTGAAATTTTATAATTTTTTTGGAATCGATGTAGAAGAAAGCTTTTATGCCAAAATGGAAGAAGTTAAAAATCGAAAGAATAAGGATTTAGTAAAACCATCAAAAT
This Neobacillus sp. YX16 DNA region includes the following protein-coding sequences:
- a CDS encoding MazG nucleotide pyrophosphohydrolase domain-containing protein translates to MKEIQTFAKQYQKEMGWEISEENYAESRDSLLNNYMLLTTEVAEVAEELRMAFNLTTKNVQNGMEEEQAFELAKNQIKENVGKELADCLAYMLKFYNFFGIDVEESFYAKMEEVKNRKNKDLVKPSK